The region CGTGGGGAGCCGCGGCAACCACCGCGCGGCCTTTTGCAGGGAACGCGGATTCAATACGTAATCTGGACGATGTGCATTTCAATCGGTTGTGGGAATACAACAACACTGATGAGGTGTGATATGCAGCGAAGTTGGGCATATTATTCAAGGCAGGTGCGACTCATTAAAGCACCACACAGATATAACGAATGCTACTGCAAATTAATGGGCCTGTAAAACAATACAGGCCCTGGAAAAGAAAAATTATTTTTTATTATATTACTGATAAATCTCGCTTAATTAGCATTCCCTGATGTCAGCCAATCATCACGCTTATCCTGAGCGATGTTTATTTCTTTTGCTTTACGCCCTTAACAATGTTGTAAGATTTTATGTTTTTTCACCCCAAAGAAAAGCTATACTAAAGTATAGTTAAGGCTATCTGTATAGGTTACTATGGATGTGCGTATAGGGATGGGTATATACTTTTTCAATTACAGGATGTTGAATTTTCAGGCAGAGGTCATGAGATGTCGCAATTATTCTACAACAATGAAACTATAAGCAGGATAATAAAAAGTCAATTTGATATGGCATTAAGCCACTACGGCGACATCAAATATGCCTACATGGTGTTAAATAAAAAGAAGCCAACAGAAATTTTGATCATTTCCAATCACCATGACGAGTGGCGAGAGATATACCAAGCAAATAACTATCAACACATTGATCCTGTGGTAATTTCAGCCCTTAATAAAATCACACCTTTTCCTTGGGACGAAGATTTACTGGTTAGTTCACAACTGAAGATGTCAAAGATATTTAACTTATCGAGAGAGCATAATATCACCAACGGTTACACTTTTGTTCTTCATGACCACAATAACAATCTGGTTATGTTATCAATCATGATTGATGAATCTAATGTGAATAACATCGATGACGTAATCGAAAGTAACAAAGATAAGTTACAAATGACGTTGATGAATATTCATGCAGAAACCATCTCTCTTTACAGAGAGATGGTTAGAAACAAAGAAGATGAAAGATCAAATGATAAAGATATTTTTTCTCAACGGGAAAATGAAATTCTTTATTGGGCCAGTATGGGTAAAACCTATCAGGAGATAGCACTGATATTAGATATTAAAACAGGCACCGTTAAATTTCACATCGGCAATGTTGTGAAAAAACTCGGCGTATTAAATGCCAAACATGCAATCAGACTTGGCATCGAGCTACAACTCATTCGACCGGTTCAGTCATAGGCTCGAAAGACAGTGGCCACTCTCGTAACTTACTTTCAACAAATTCTTGGTTGTGATTGATACGACGAACGAGTACATCCTGGCTTTCATTATCGACAGGTAAGAAAAGTAGATAAACTCTTTCCTGTTTTTCTGACATACCCTGCTCGACAATCGAAATTTTCCAACCAGAACGCTTCAGTATTGTGAGCATAGGGTGACTGACAATAGTGTAAACACCATCATATCCCTTACTTCTTGAATAATTCACTGTGGCCAAGAAGAACATCGTACTAACGGGATAAGAATTTCCTAAAATAGTTTTTGACCGCGCTTTATCTACAAAAAACCGGCTCGACTCAATATATTTCCCATCAGGAATATTTATTTTCTCAAAATAAGAAAAAAATGTTCCGGTAATCATATTAGGATATTTCGTTTCAATTAGCCGAGAACTGCAAATAACCTGGTCATCCTCTACGCCGAAAAGATAAGTCGCATTATCATCATCATACTGATCGAACTCCATCCCGTTAATACATTTCACTGCCCAATTCAGCCTGTCCTTGAACGTTTCTTTCCTAAGCGTAAACAATTCTTCCGATTTTTTTTCCGACAGTAGTGTGTAGCTTACATCGAATATTTCTAACATTTTTCCTCCATTAAAAATTTGCCGCTAGACATCAAAAAAACAGATAGACCATCCAATAGATTCTTTCGCCTTTTAACAAAAATCTAGGCTTATTGTTATTGTATTCTGTCGCTTTCCACGATAGTTGTACAGATGCAACCTGCATTGTCAGCAAGAGTTCACACACGAAAAAAATCGCGAGAAAATCAAACATAAACATAGGGTAAACAGATAAAAAAAATCCGGAACGCGAGACGGTTCCGGATTTTTATGTAACCCAATCTGTGCGTTACTTCTCTGTTTTATCCTGCAATTGCCCAACCTGCGGCAAACCGGTGCTGGCAGAAGAAGAAAGCAAGCCCGTCTCAGCGTAGTTAAACAGTTTTTCACGCGTGTCCGTGATGTCCAGATTGCGCATAGTCAGCTGGCCAATACGATCATCCGGTGAGAAGACCGAGTCGCCTTTCTCCATCGTCAGACGTTCTGGCTTATAGGTCAGATTGTCGGACACAGTGTTCATGATGGAGTAATCATTGCCACGACGCAGCTCCAACGTCACTTCACCAGTGATGGCACTGGCGATCCAACGCTGAGAAGCATCACGCAGCATCAGCGCCTGGGAATCAAACCAGCGTCCCTGATACAGGAAACGACCCAGTTGACGCCCATTAGCATGGTATTGCTCGATGGTGTCTTCGTTGTGGATACCAGTGACCAGACGCTCATAGGCAATGTGCAGCAGTGCCATTCCCGGCGCTTCATAGATGCCGCGGCTTTTTGCTTCAATGATACGGTTTTCAATCTGGTCGCTCATGCCCAAACCATGACGTCCGCCAATGCGGTTCGCTTCCAGCATCAGCTCAACATCGTCGGTAAAGGTCTGGCCGTTCAACGCAACTGGGTGCCCACGTTCAAAACGAATGGTCACTTCTTCTGCCGGAACCTTGACGTTCTCATCCCAGAATTTCACGCCCATAATCGGGTTAACAATTTTGACGCTGGAATTCAGGAATTCCAGATCCTTCGCTTCGTGCGTCGCACCCAGAATGTTGGAATCCGTCGAATAGGCTTTTTCGGCCGACATTTTATAGCCGAATCCTGCCTGCGACATAAACTCGGACATCTCCTGACGGCCGCCCAGCTCATCAATAAAGTCGGTATCCAGCCACGGCTTGTAAATCTTCAGTTCAGCATTGGTCAGCAGGCCGTAACGATAGAAACGCTCAATATCGTTGCCTTTATAGGTGCTGCCGTCCCCCCAGATGTTCACGCCGTCTTCCTTCATCGCCGCAACCAGCATCGTACCGGTCACTGCACGGCCCAACGGGGTGGTATTGAAATAGGTCACGCCTGCCGTTGTGTTATGGAATGCGCCACACTGAATCGCAGCGATACCTTCGGCGACCAATTGTTTACGGCAATCGATAAGGCGAGCATTTTCTGCGCCATATTCCATAGCCCGACGTGGGATTTCATCGTAGTCATCCTCGTCTGGCTGCCCCAGATTTGCGGTATATGCGTAAGGAACCGCGCCCTTTTGACGCATCCAAAGCAGCGCGGCACTGGTATCCAGACCACCCGAGAACGCAATACCAATACGCTGACCAACCGGAAGATGCTTGAGAATCGTTGTCATATATGTAATCCCTGCTCGAAAGATCTATGGTGATATACCCGTTATACTTCAAGCTGCATGCGCGTTGGCTTCTCTTACTCACCCCAGTCACTTACCGATGTAAGCTCCTGGGGACTCGCGCGATTGCCGCCTTCCTGCAACTCGAATTATTTAGGGTATAAGCTTAGCCGCCACACCATTATGTTACGCCATACATTCCTGAGCGCTCGTGCCCTGTGTACATCCTACATCAATGGGCTGGTCGATGACCAAAATCGACACGCTCACAAATGCATATTTATGCAAAATAAGTGAGTGATAATTTAAACATCTTTTTGGCGGGACAGGAAGAGAAGAGTCATGCTTTCATGCAAAAAAATTCGTGGCCGATCCACGACCAAGTTAGCAAGTATAACGCCATCTTCTCTTTAGGCTAAGCAGCAAAAATCGTTTACGCGACTCAATCGACATTAATAAAACATCGTTTCATTTTTACGATATTTTTTTGCTATCCTCTTGCGGTTAACACCTTCCCTTGCATATTGCTGGAGATGCTATGTCTAAGAAAGTCGCCGTTCTGCTGGCTCCTGGGTTTGAAGAAGCAGAAGCGATTATGGTGATTGATGTTCTGCACCGTATGAAGATAGAAGTCACCATGCTGTCATGCTATGACAGACTGGAGTTGCACAGTTATCACAATATTCGCATGTTTGCCGATGCGCTGCTAGAAAGAAACCAGGACACGCTGTTTGATGCCGTGGTCATTCCTGGCGGCCCGCAGGGTACAGTTAACTTGGCCGCAAACCCGATGGTTGTCGAGTTCATCCGTCGCCATGACGACGCGGGCAAGCTGATCTGCCCACTGTGCTCAGCAGCTGCACGCGTACTGGGTGGCAACAAACTGCTTAAAGGCCGCCGCTACGTCTGCTCTGGGGATTTATGGCAAGACGTAACCGATGGCGTTTATGTTAACGAGAAAGTCGTTGAAGATGGCAATCTGATCAGCGGCAAGGGGCTGGGCGTGTCATTCGATTTTGCCTTTACCCTCGCCACCCGTCTGACCGGTGACAAAGAAGACGCTAACTTCCAGGTTGAGCACATCGATTACGATTACTGGCGCGTACCGGCGTAACGGTTAACCAGCCTAAGATAATAAGGCGCGCACCGCCGCGCCTTCCTGCTTGACCTTCCTACTTGAACAAACTGAATAGCCTTAATAACCTTCCCCATAACGCTCACGGTACTCTTTCGGCGTGATGTCATAGCCTTTCTTAAAGACAGCGTAAAAGTAAGGCAGTGAAGGGTAGCCGCACATCAACGAGATCTCGCCAATCGAGAGCGAGGTCGATATCAGCAAATTGCGCGCCCGATCCAACTTCTCTGCGTGAATCACACCGTGAATCGTCTGACCTACCTCATCTTTGAAGCGCTTTTCCAGATTTGAGCGGGAAATCCCTACCGCATCCAGCACCTGCTCGACCTTAATGCCTTTACAGGCGTGATAGCGGATAAAGTGCATGGCCTGGATAACGGCAGGATCGTGCACGGAGCGATAGTCTGTTGAACGGCGTTCGACCACCCGAACCGGCGGCACCAGAATACGTTGCAGCGGCAAGCCAGACTGATCCAGCAGCAGCTGATGCAGCAGTTTCGCGGCACGATACCCCATTTGACGCGTACCTTGCGCTACCGATGACAGCGCCACGCGTGAAAGATAGCGAATCAGATCTTCGTTATCGATCCCGATGACGCACAGTTTTTCCGGTACGGCAATATTCAGGTGTTCGCAGACCTGTAACAGGTGGCGTGCACGGGAGTCCGTCACCGCGATAATGCCTGTCTGCGGCGGCAGCCCTTGTACCCAGTCGGCCAACCGATTTTGCGCGTATTGCCAGTTATCCGGCGAGGTTTCCATTCCCTGATACACCACACCCTGATACTTTTCTGCCGCCACCAGTTGCCGGAAAGCATGCTCTCGCTCCTGCGCCCAGCCTTTCCCACCCGATGCGGGTAGGCCATAAAAAGCAAAGCGATTCAGCCCCTTTTCTTTAAGGTGCATAAACGCGCTTTCCACCAGTGCATAATTATCTGTGGCAATATAATGCACAGGCGGGTAATCCTCAGGCTGATGATAGGAACCGCCCACCCCCACCAATGGCACGTTCACATCCTGTAATAGCTGTTTGATCTCGCCATCGTCAAAATCGGCAATCACGCCATCGCCTAGCCATTCTTTGATATTATCAATGCGGCAACGGAAATCCTCTTCAATGAAGATGTCCCAATCACACTGAGAAGCCTGTAAATATTCGCCAACACCCTCAACCACCTGGCGGTCATACACTTTATTGGCGTTGAACAGCAGCGTAATGCGATAGCGTTTTTCAAACATGGTTTTCGGTGCTCATTAATCGCAAACTCCTTGAATAAAATCCTCTTTCTTGAATAACACAGCTCCCCCAGAGGCCAAAATAATTTGCTGATTATTGCGAGCCGCCACGTATCGCCGCCATGAACCCTCTATCACGTCACACACGCCGCTTTGTGGCAGTATCCATCCACACCGCCAGCAGCAGAATTCCACCTTTCACGACGTATTGCCAGAATGTCGGCACATCCAGCATACTCATCCCGTTATCCAGCGACGCCATGATAAATGCTCCCATCACTGCACCTGCGACGCTGCCAATACCGCCAGCCAGACTGGTTCCACCAATCACGCAGGCCGCAATCGCATCCAGCTCGGCAATATTCCCGGCGGATGGTGACCCCGCCCCCAATCGTGAACTGAGAATCAACCCTGCGACCGCGACCATCAGGCCATTAATCGCAAACACTGCCATTTTAGTGCGTTCGACGTTTACCCCCGATAAACGTGCAGCATCAATGTTCCCGCCCACCGCATAGATACGGCGACCAAATGCAGTTCGCGTCGCCAGAAAAATGCCGCCCAGCATCAACAACGTCAGCACCAGAACCGGCGTTGGCACACCGCGATAATCATTTAGCAGATAGATCGCACCCAATACGACGAGTGCCGTCACTGTCTGTCGACCGATGTCGCCTGCGGGTGGATTTATCGGTAATCCTAATCGGGCGCGGCTACTGCGCCGACGCCACTGCCAGGCAATGAATACCATCAGCCCAATGGCACCGAACGTAAAACCGATGCCGGAAGGCAAATAGCTCTGCCCAATCTGCGACATTGCCTCGCTGGTCGGGGAAACCGTCGTCCCATTGGTAATGCCGATCAAAATGCCTCGAAAAGCCAGCATCCCTGCCAGCGTCACGATAAAAGAAGGGACCTTACGATAGGCGACCCACCAACCATTCCACGCGCCAAGCAGCAACCCCAGCGCAAGTGTCACAACGATGGTCAACGGTAAAGGCCAGCCAAACCAGACATCAAAAATAGCCGCCGCCCCGCCCAATAGCCCCATCATCGAGCCAACCGACAGGTCGATCTCGGCGGAGATAATGACAAACACCATGCCGACCGCCAGAATACCGGTGATCGCCGTTTGCCTCAGCAGGTTGGAGAGATTACGCGCGCTGAGATACGCCCCATCGGTCATGTAGGTGAAAAAGAGCATGATGGCGATGATGGCGGCAATCATCACATAGACCTGAAGATTGATGCTTTTCAATCGTTGCAGCATCGAGACAGAGCCAGCAACATGTTGTTGTTCAGACTGCGATGTTTTCAGCACGATGTTCACTCCTCAATGCAGCTTCCATAACCTGTTCCTGGGTTAAATCACGATTGATCAAATCCGCTTTGATACGCCCCTGATGCATCACCAGCACCCGATCGCTCAACCCCAGCACTTCGGGCAATTCAGAAGAAATGACAATCACAGCAATGTGCTGTTTTACCAGCGCATTAATAAGCTTATAGATTTCATATTTGGCACCGATATCGATACCGCGCGTGGGTTCATCAAGGATCAGAATGCGAGGATTCAGCAGCAGGCATTTCGCCAGCACCGCTTTTTGCTGGTTACCGCCGCTTAAGCGGGCGATCGCCAACTCCGGGCTGGAGGTTTTCACTTTCAGATTTGCTAGCGACTGCCGGATGATGTCCTGTTCACGCGCATCGTCCAGCATGGAAAACGGCCCAGAGAATTGATCGAGCGCTGCCAGCGTCATATTCTGCGCTACGCTCATCACCGGGACGATGCCATCCTTCTTACGATCCTCTGGCACCATCGCAATACCCAGTGCCATCGCATGCTGGCAGTTGCTGATGGTCACCTGCGCGCCATCAATAAAGATGTCGCCTTGCCAACGGCCGTGATAGGCACCAAACAGGCATTGCACCGTTTCCGTACGCCCTGACCCAACCAGCCCGGCAATACCGAGAATCTCACCTCGGTGCAGCGCAAACGAGACATCATCCACCCGGCGAATGTGGCGATTGACCGGGTGCCAGGCAGTAAGGTGTTCTACGCGCAGTACTTCTTCGCCAATGACATGCGGTTCATTGGGATAAAGCTCCGTCAGCTCTCGCCCCACCATCATGGCAATGATCTGGTCCTCGCTCAGTTCGACCGCCGGGCGCGTGCCAATCGGCTTCCCATCGCGAATTACGCAAATCACATCGGAAATGGCTTTAACTTCGTTGAGCTTGTGCGAAATATAGATACAGGCAATACCGTGATCGCGCAGATCCTGAATGATCTCAAGCAGAATGCCCGTTTCCCGTTCAGTCAATGAGGCCGTTGGCTCATCCAGCACCAACAAACGCACCTGCTTGTTTAGCGCCTTGGCAATTTCCACCAACTGCTGCTGACCTAATCCGAGCTCTCCCACTTTGGTATTCGGATCGACGGCCAGTTTGACCTGCTCCAGCATACGTTGGCAGCGAAGGTACATATTGTCGTAATCCATCACGCCAAAACGCGTCCACTCGTTGCCCAAAAAGAGGTTCTCTAGCACCGTCATCTCTTTCACCAGCGCCAGTTCCTGATGAATAATCGCGATACCTTTTTGTTCCGTATCACGAATATGGCTGGCGCGCAGTTCGTCACCGGAAAAAACGATCTGCCCGTCATAGCTACCATGCGGGTAAATGCCACACAGCACCTTCATCAAGGTAGATTTACCTGAGCCATTCTCGCCGCACAACGACAAGACCTGACCCGCCTCCAGCGTCAGGCTGACATTATCGACGGCTTTCACCACGCCAAACGCCTTGGTGATGTTTTTCATTTCCAACAGATGTGGCATCACGGCCTCCGTGATTCAGGTATCTCAGACCTCGCCTGCGACAGTGGCGAACCACAACCTCGTGTCGTGGCTCGATGAACGTCTTTCCTGCATCCTGAAATCTAGTGGCTGCGACGTGTGTTAATACACATCCGCTTTTTTGTGGAAGCCATCAGCAATGACGGTGGAGTCGATATTGGATTTATCGACGGGAATCGGCGTGAGCAAGAAGGAAGGAATGTCTTTCAACCCATTGTTTAATTTAGCATTAGACTCAGGTGCTTTACCGGAACCCAGCGCCACGGCGATATCCGCAGCATCTTTCGCCAGCTTGCTGATCGGTTTATAGACCGTCATGGTTTGCGTGCCTGCCACAATACGTTTGATTGCCGCCAGATCGGCATCCTGACCGGAAATGGCAACTTTCCCAGCCAGTCCCTGTGCGGCAAGCGCCTGAATCGCGCCGCCCGCCGTGGCATCGTTCGACGCGACAACCGCGTCAATCTTATTGCTGTTCGCCGTTAGCGCATTTTCCATAATTTTCAGCGCATTCTCCGGTAACCAGGCATCGACCCATTGATCGCCGACCACTTTGATTTTTCCGCTTTCGATCAGCGGCGTGAGCACTTTCATTTGCCCCTGGCGAAACAGCTTCGCATTATTATCAACAGGTGAACCGCCCATTAAGAAGTAGTTCCCGCCGGGCACCTTATCGACGAGATATTTCGCCTGTAGTTCGCCAACCTTTTCATTATCAAATGAAATATAAAAATCCACATCTGCATTATTAATCATGCGATCGTAAGCAAGCACTTTTATTCCTTCACGCTTTGCTTCCGCAATAACATTGCCAAGTACCTGGCCGTTATAAGGAATAATAACCAATACATCGACACCACGATTAATCATGTTTTCTATCTGAGAAATTTGCGTGGCTTCATTGCCGTTTGCCGATTGAACAAACACATCAGCACCCTGTTTTTTGGCTTGTTCAACAAAAAGATCGCGATCTTTTTGCCAGCGTTCAAGACGTAAGTCATCAATCGCCATGCCTATTTTAACATCTTTCGCGAATCCGGGCTGACAAGCTAAAGTGAATACGGCACAAGCTGAGAGTAAAAAATGTTTAACTTTCATCATAGCGTACCTTTTTTTATTTAAGATGCAGGGCCTAAGACTCCAATAGCAATAGCCAGATGAGTATTGTCGCTAAACATGCCCCCATCAATTACAGATTTTTATCCTCCAATTATGTTTTTTGGTTTAATTCCCATTTTTTGATACGGGTCATATTTTATTGTTGAGCTACATTTTTATGTTGTTACTTATTGCGGCGCGCATTCAGATTAAAACGCCATCATTTTTGCGACACAGCGCACATTTAATAATTCTCTGAATTTCAGTGTGAAATAACGTAATTGAGGAAACCTTCATCTGCTCCGAAAATTAATCCCATTCCCGCCTCTTCCGTCCGGGTGGTTTCTAAGGAGTTAACGATGCAAGCCTATTTTGAACAGATCGAAAAAGTCCGTTATGAAGGTAGCCAAAGCGATAATCCCTTCGCCTTTCGTCACTACAATCCCGATCAGGAAATTCTCGGTAAACGTATGGCGGACCATTTGCGCTTTGCTGTCGCGTATTGGCACACGTTCTGCTGGAACGGCGCAGATATGTTCGGCGTCGGCTCTTTTGCCCGGCCGTGGCAACAATCAGGCGATGCGATGGAGCTGGCGAAGCGCAAGGCGGACATCGCGTTCGAATTCTTTCAAAAGCTGGGCGTGCCTTACTACTGCTTTCATGACGTCGATGTCGCTCCAGAGGGGAACTCACTGAAAGAGTATCTACATAACTTTGCAGCGATCGCCGATGTGCTGGCGGAAAAGCAGCAGGCTAGTGGTGTGAAGCTGCTGTGGGGTACCGCCAACTGTTTCACTAACCCCCGTTATGGCGCAGGCGCGGCCACCAACCCCGACCCAGATGTGTTTGCCTGGGCGGCCACACAGGTGTTCACCGCAATGAACGTCACCCAAAAACTGGGCGGTGAAAACTATGTACTGTGGGGTGGGCGCGAAGGGTATGAAACGCTGCTCAATACCGACCTGCGCCAGGAACGTGAACAGATCGGCCGCTTCATGCAGATGGTCGTCGAGCATAAACACAAAATCGGTTTTCAGGGCACGCTGCTCATCGAGCCAAAACCACAGGAACCGACCAAACACCAGTACGATTATGATGTCGCCACTGTTTATGGCTTCCTTAAACAGTTTGGGCTGGAAAAAGAGATTAAAGTCAACGTTGAAGCCAACCACGCGACGCTGGCGGGTCATTCATTCCACCATGAGATAGCCACCGCTGTCGCGCTCGGCGTTTTCGGATCGGTCGATGCGAACCGTGGCGACCCGCAGCTTGGCTGGGACACCGATCAGTTCCCTAACAGCGTGGAAGAGAACGCGCTGATCATGTATGAGATTCTCAAAGCGGGCGGCTTTACGACGGGTGGCTTGAACTTTGACGCCAAAGTTCGTCGTCAGAGCACCGATCGCTATGACCTTTTCCATGCGCATATCGGCGCGATGGATACGATGGCATTAGCGCTCAAGGCTGCTGCCAGAATGATTGAAGATGATAAGCTCAATCAGCTTGTTGCTAAACGCTATGCGGGATGGAACGGAGAGCTGGGTCAGCAAATTCTGCAAGGCAAGGCCTCGCTGGAATCACTCGCCCACTATGCGGAAAGCCACCAACTGGCACCACAGCACCAGAGTGGCCAGCAAGAATTGCTGGAAAATCTGGTTAACCGCCATCTATTTGGCTAAAACGGTACGCTTGCCTACTGCGGCAGGCTATCCCCTGTCGCAGAGGCTTATCAGGAGCCACTATGTATATCGGTATTGATCTGGGTACGTCCGGTGTGAAAGCCATTCTGCTGGATGAATCTGGAAAAGTGATTGCCAGCCATAGCGCGGCGTTGAGCATTTCGCGTCCGCACCCGCTCTGGTCGGAGCAAGCGCCTGAAGACTGGTGGCAAGCAACCGATCAGGCACTACAGGCGCTGGCGACAATGCACAGCCTTCACGCCGTGACAGCGTTAGGTCTGACCGGGCAAATGCACGGGGCCACCTTATTAGATGCCCGCCAGAACGTGCTGCGCCCTGCAATTCTCTGGAATGACGGACGTAGCGCGGCTCAATGTCGAACGCTGGAACAGTTGGTGCCTACATCGCGCCAGATTACCGGCAACCTGATGATGCCAGGCTTTACCGCACCCAAATTGAAATGGGTACAGGAAAACGAAAGCGCTATCTTTCGCCAAATTGACAAGATCTTGCTGCCAAAAGACTATCTGCGTTGGCGCCTAACAGGGGAGTTTGCCAGTGATATGTCAGATGCAGCTGGCACCCTTTGGCTGGACGTCGCCAAACGAGACTGGAGCGACACCCTGCTGGAAGCCTGTGAGCTGAACCGCGAGCATATGCCCACGCTGTATGAAGGCAGCCAGATTACGGGTTATCTGCGGCATGATATCGCCAGCCGCTGGGGCATGGAGCGCGTCCCCGTTATTGCTGGCGGTGGGGATAACGCAGCAGGTGCAATTGGCGTTGGCCTATATCAAGCTGGACAGGCCATGCTGTCTCTCGGCACATCTGGCGTTTACTTCGCCGTTAGCGACGGTTTTCTCAGCAATCCGCAGCATGCCGTTCATAGCTTCTGCCATGCGTTACCAAATACCTGGCACCTGATGTCCGTGATGTTAAGCGCAGCATCCTGCCTGGATTGGGTCGCTCGCCTGACACAGGCCGAGAGCGTGTCCGCAATGTTGCAAGAAATCGCCTCGACACCAACCGATAATGCCATCACGCCAGTGTGGTTCTTGCCCTATTTATCCGGTGAACGCACGCCGCACAATAATCCCGATGCCAAAGGCGCATTCTGGGGGCTCACCCATCAACACGGTCGCCCGGAACTGGCAAAAGCGGTACTGGAA is a window of Pectobacterium punjabense DNA encoding:
- the xylA gene encoding xylose isomerase: MQAYFEQIEKVRYEGSQSDNPFAFRHYNPDQEILGKRMADHLRFAVAYWHTFCWNGADMFGVGSFARPWQQSGDAMELAKRKADIAFEFFQKLGVPYYCFHDVDVAPEGNSLKEYLHNFAAIADVLAEKQQASGVKLLWGTANCFTNPRYGAGAATNPDPDVFAWAATQVFTAMNVTQKLGGENYVLWGGREGYETLLNTDLRQEREQIGRFMQMVVEHKHKIGFQGTLLIEPKPQEPTKHQYDYDVATVYGFLKQFGLEKEIKVNVEANHATLAGHSFHHEIATAVALGVFGSVDANRGDPQLGWDTDQFPNSVEENALIMYEILKAGGFTTGGLNFDAKVRRQSTDRYDLFHAHIGAMDTMALALKAAARMIEDDKLNQLVAKRYAGWNGELGQQILQGKASLESLAHYAESHQLAPQHQSGQQELLENLVNRHLFG
- the xylB gene encoding xylulokinase, with translation MYIGIDLGTSGVKAILLDESGKVIASHSAALSISRPHPLWSEQAPEDWWQATDQALQALATMHSLHAVTALGLTGQMHGATLLDARQNVLRPAILWNDGRSAAQCRTLEQLVPTSRQITGNLMMPGFTAPKLKWVQENESAIFRQIDKILLPKDYLRWRLTGEFASDMSDAAGTLWLDVAKRDWSDTLLEACELNREHMPTLYEGSQITGYLRHDIASRWGMERVPVIAGGGDNAAGAIGVGLYQAGQAMLSLGTSGVYFAVSDGFLSNPQHAVHSFCHALPNTWHLMSVMLSAASCLDWVARLTQAESVSAMLQEIASTPTDNAITPVWFLPYLSGERTPHNNPDAKGAFWGLTHQHGRPELAKAVLEGVGFALADGMDALHMTGLNPDSITLIGGGARSAYWRQMLADISGQTLEYRTGGDVGPALGAARLAQIAMHPHTPLAELLPPLPLEQVHQPDAQRHADYAERRRTFKSLYQQLSPLM